The Tenrec ecaudatus isolate mTenEca1 chromosome 6, mTenEca1.hap1, whole genome shotgun sequence genome has a window encoding:
- the HMOX1 gene encoding heme oxygenase 1 — translation MGLPGEPGTVSARYRPATRQPPPGHPAATARPPRSHPSERTAGPMERSPKERTQPDSMSQDLSEALKEATKEVHTQAENVEFMKNFQKGQVTQESFKLVMASLYHIYVALEEEIERNRENPVYSPLYFPEELHRRAALEQDMAFWYGPDWQQVIPYTAATRRYVRRLHVVGSTEPELLVAHAYTRYLGDLSGGQVLKKIAQKALDLPSSGEGLAFFTFPNIANATKFKQLYRARMNSLDMTPEVKHRVVEEAKTAFLLNIQLFEELQQLLTPDTADQRPSNPPGLQRRAGPRVPETTPTEVPRSKAALCPLPQSPVFRWVLTLSFLVATVAVGLYAI, via the exons ATGGGGCTGCCCGGCGAGCCCGGCACAGTCAGCGCTCGCTACCGCCCAGCCACCCGGCAGCCACCGCCCGGCCACCCCGCAGCCACCGCCCGGCCACCCCGCAGCCACCCGAGCGAGCGCACCGCCGGCCCGATGGAGCGCAGCCCGAAGGAGCGCACGCAGCCGGACAG CATGTCCCAGGACTTGTCAGAGGCTCTGAAAGAGGCCACCAAGGAGGTGCACACCCAGGCCGAGAATGTCGAGTTCATGAAGAATTTTCAGAAGGGCCAGGTGACCCAAGAAAGCTTTAAG CTGGTGATGGCCTCCCTGTACCACATCTACGTGGCCCTGGAGGAGGAAATCGAGCGCAACAGGGAGAACCCCGTCTACTCGCCCCTCTACTTCCCGGAGGAGCTGCACCGCAGAGccgccctggagcaggacatggcCTTCTGGTACGGGCCCGACTGGCAGCAGGTCATCCCCTACACGGCAGCCACGCGGCGGTACGTGCGGCGGCTACACGTGGTGGGGAGCACAGAGCCCGAGCTGCTGGTGGCCCATGCCTACACCCGCTACCTCGGCGACCTGTCCGGGGGCCAGGTCCTCAAGAAGATCGCCCAGAAAGCCCTGGACCTGCCCAGCTCCGGCGAGGGCCTGGCCTTCTTCACCTTCCCCAACATCGCCAACGCCACTAAGTTCAAGCAGCTCTACCGCGCCCGCATGAACTCACTGGACATGACCCCCGAGGTCAAGCACAGGGTCGTCGAGGAGGCCAAGACCGCCTTCCTGCTCAACATTCAG CTGTTTGAGGAGCTGCAGCAGCTGCTGACCCCGGACACCGCCGACCAGCGCCCCTCCAACCCACCAGGCCTTCAGAGGCGGGCAGGCCCCAGGGTGCCAG agaccacccccacagaggTTCCCAGAAGCAAGGCTGCTCTGTGTCCCCTCCCCCAGTCTCCAGTCTTCCGCTGGGTCCTGACGCTCAGCTTCCTGGTGGCAACGGTGGCCGTGGGGCTGTACGCCATCTAA